AGCGCTTGCACTTGATCTCATGGAAAATAGAATCGTTGTTGCGAGTGATTCGAAGACGGTGGTTTCAGATATTGAAAAAGGTATAGAAGGGTCGCATTCTTCCATTGTAAAGGAGATTGCAATGCGGGCGATGGAGTTTGGTACATGTGACTTTATTTTCGAGGGTCGAGCACTCAATTGGGAAGCTCACAGTTTAGCTAAATTTGCTAGTTCTTTAGATGTTGGACGCCATGTTTGGCTAGGGGCTCCTCATGACCCCTAATTATCCCTGTAAACCTTGTTACTATTCAATAAAGCTTGGTTTACTGCTAAAAAGActattcttttcttttcttctcaGGGAAATTTTTTCCATCGTGGCTTCAGCCGACAAAGACCAAATGTCGAGACTGAATGCATTGTGTGCCACTTGAGGAGGAGATGTAGACGACGGCCTCCCATTCTGCACCGCGTTTGAAGCGTTCTAGTCTGATGAGTATGAGTTGAGATATGACGGTGACGACACCCAATGCCTATTTCCTCACCACCGTAAGTTTGCCGATACCATCTTTCGAATGTCGGTGGCTAGACTGCTTGAGTCCAATGGCCCATTTGACCTGTAGCAACCACGAGTCGGTGGGCACATAGCATACTCAGCATATAACCCACTAGGGGTACATCAAAGGTGAAAAATATACTTTCTTCCTACACTAAATAGGTTGGTCCTTAATAGAAAAAAACGATACCAGAGGGGCGAGCACCCCTCAGCATATTTTTATACAAGGAGCAAGAAACGTGGTTGAATTATTCGCTCCCCATGGGGATCAAGTTGGTCTTGAAAAAAATTGTATGGGCTACTTAACAATGCACTCCGTGGAGTAGTGTTTTGTACCTCTCGAGTCTCTACCGATCTTCGTGCACGGTTTTGTCAGAGCTTTGATCATGCGAACTTTGAACATCCAGACTCCGGTTTTCAAGTCCTAGACCTGACATTGGTGGTCGCATTTTCCTGGTTTTATTTCAGGCCATTCgacgatgtgcgttcagtgggaagAAGACGTTCTCGCCGACTACGAGGACGTTTATGGCGGCTTCGTCAATCTCAAAATATTGTGTCGTGTGCATGTGCTTCGCATGGTTGAGTGTATGTGCGTGTAGATAAGCATCCGCATTTGTATTGTGTCCAAAAAATTCAGGTTCTTTTAATCACCGCACTAGCTGTTCAATTGATCAATGCTAAAGGACAGGATCGTTCCCAATTTGCAATGGTGCTGATGGAGATTAAAAGGCTTTTTTTTTGCGCGCGGTGAGATTAAAAGGCTTTTGGTTAACGGAAGTGTAGAACTACTCATATTTCGAGAGCAGGATAATGTTAGCCATGTTTTAGAACTTCAGGAGAACGAAGGACCATATTGTGGTCTGGATCCATTCTGGCCTTGTTAACATTCCTAGTTTGTATAGGGATGCATTCCTTTGCTCTTGAGTAATACATTTCCCTTACCCGCCAGAAAAAAAAACTTTTACAACTTACTCGCAAAATAAAATGTGGCACGGTTAACAGTGAGTTTATGGCGCCCTTTTACATTCGTTCCGATCACGATGTTCATATGTACGTACCTGTGTACGTGCACGTGGATCGTGATCCATGCAACATGATCAAACGCTGCAGGCGCAAATCATCACTGAGCCGATCGGTTACCGCCGTTCCCGCGATCAATTATCAAGTTAGCTAGCGGGGCATCAATACGCATAATCAAGCTAAGGcacctgcatgcatgcatgcatgcatggcgcAGCAACGCCCGCGCGCCCGTGCGTCTCCCCCGCATCCCTAACAGTGAAACGTACGCGCGCCTTCTCCACTTCGCCTTCCAGGCACGTCGATCCACTGTATAAACACGCCGCTGGTGCGTACGCAGAGCACGCACACGGCCTTGCATTGCTAGCTACCTTGCGACCACAAATCGCCGGGCTTCTCTCGCCGGTCGATCCATGGCGCCCGTCGTCAAGTTCGTCGTCGCCGCTCTGCTAGTGTTCGTCGCCATCGCGGGCCCCGGAGGCGTCGGCGTCGCCTCGGCCACCACCGGCGCTGCTGGCCCCGCGGCCGCGCCATCGCCGGCCCCACTCGTCGCTCGCCTCCACCTCGCGCTCTCGGGCATGGAGGCGGAGCAGCAGGGCGGCGGGTGGATGATGGAGTGCTGGGGCGCGGTGACGGAGCTGCGGTCGTGCACCAGCGAGATCGTGCTCTTCTTCCTCAACGGCGAGTCCTACCTGGGCCACGACTGCTGCATCGCCATCCGCACCGTCACGCTCCACTGCTGGCCCTCCATGCTCGCCTCCATAGGCTTGACCGCCCAGGAGGCCGACATCCTCCGCGGCTTCTGCGACGCTGAGATTCCACACGCTCCTCccccgccggcgccggccgccgtgCCGGCGCCTGCTGCGCAACCATGATCATGTATGCAGTAGTGTGCACCTGTACTGTGCACACGCACATGCGATGCAATAACACGACCTTGAGGAAATAAATTACGGGCCAGCGCTCGTGCGTGCGTATGTGCACTCATTTTGTTTGGTTGTGTTAATATGCAGTTTGCAATCATATTTGGACCTGTTAATTCGTTCCTCGACAACGTACATACATTCAGTTTTTTTCCCTGTCGAGATGGTATTTACTTTACGGGTATGGCTACATCTCAGATGTCTAAGATTTAACCAAATCTTAGTCAAGTGGCGGAACATAAAAAAGAAGAGAGAGAAAtttaaaataaaattttgcacggatctttaCGTAGAATTAGATTAGCTGAATTCAGATCCAAATTCAATTTGTGCAATGGGAAACAAAAGGACAAATTCAGCATGAAAGTGTCAAGACAAAAGCATGAATAATTTCAAAAACTACACCATTCACAACAGATTTTCCTTTTTTGTTTGTCAAAGTGTATCTAATTTGGATCTAAATTTTTTAGGGTTTGTAGACACATGAGAACATCGATGATTTTTTCAGAATTTTATGAAACAtttaaatttgattttttttaattggTATCATGGGAGAAGTGTTGGTATCACCTGATATTCTCCCTCTTCACCATAGCTCCATGGCTCACAAAATTATTCTCCTTTTTTTTGTGATAACCTCCAGGCAGTTTATACAATAAAAACTTTTGAAGCATTAAGAGCAGCCGTCAGGGATAGAGCTTCACTGATCACCATTGCCTCTAAAGCTTCCGGGTTTGTATCATGAGATATAGGGCCTCCTATTTCACACTTAGCGCGTTAAATAGTTCAGTCAGCCCACTAGCATTTTTTCCTTTActtgtttttgtttttattttcgtTTTCATATTTTTCATTTTTCAAATTGGTTCCAGCTTAcgaaaaaatgttcataattccATAATTATTTCCCGAGCTTAGAATAAAATTTAAATATATTATATCATGTATCAATTTTGTTGAAATTTCACTTTAAGtcatttttcataatttttggaatATCAAAAAAACT
This genomic window from Aegilops tauschii subsp. strangulata cultivar AL8/78 chromosome 4, Aet v6.0, whole genome shotgun sequence contains:
- the LOC109754121 gene encoding egg cell-secreted protein 1.5-like produces the protein MAPVVKFVVAALLVFVAIAGPGGVGVASATTGAAGPAAAPSPAPLVARLHLALSGMEAEQQGGGWMMECWGAVTELRSCTSEIVLFFLNGESYLGHDCCIAIRTVTLHCWPSMLASIGLTAQEADILRGFCDAEIPHAPPPPAPAAVPAPAAQP